The genomic segment AAAGCAACATGTGGCACTTGTTGGATTAATGGATGGATAGGGCTGTCTTGCTCAAATCGCATCCACTCTATACCATAAGGACTTTTACTAAAACCTGATACGTAAAATTTTAAATGTGGAATGTATTTTTCATTTTCGAGTTTTTGATGGGTTGGTATTCCTATATGATGGTATTTCCACCCCCATTCTTCTATAATTTGTGGTGCATCTGCATCTTTACGTAAATACATTTTTAAAAGATATAATATGTTTATTTTTTACTATTTTTTTCTTTAAAACTTTCAACAATACCAAATGTTGCAATAGCTACCCAAAAAATATTTATAAGAAGCGAAGGAAAAGCTTGGTATACATAGCAATTGTACCCTACTAAT from the Polaribacter cellanae genome contains:
- a CDS encoding VOC family protein, whose product is MYLRKDADAPQIIEEWGWKYHHIGIPTHQKLENEKYIPHLKFYVSGFSKSPYGIEWMRFEQDSPIHPLIQQVPHVAFEVEDLDAELLKRDFEILTKPNSPSDDVRVAMIKHNGAPVELIEFKKSSKK
- a CDS encoding CBU_0592 family membrane protein: MVVDILGWIGSFLIIVAYAVTVKTKSRYLKLCNYLNLIGAILVGYNCYVYQAFPSLLINIFWVAIATFGIVESFKEKNSKK